ATCAATGTCTTTGAAATAGAGAGATCTCTGGTCTTTGCGGAATGCCAGAGCATTATCTGTGTGAAGGCGCTCCAGTTCTTCCTCATTGCTTACAACGAATATCTGAAAGAAAAGCAAAGTGAGGAAATTGACTGTCATGTCTTCAATATTTAGTGCATTTGGAATTATATGGTTGGTGCAATGGAGTGCAATTTTTAGATATTGAGCATCAAAATGTAATATCTTAGCTGGCAGGATGTGTCTCAAAGCAATATTCATGTCCCCAGTAGGCGTACTTTTATCTCTCACaactttttgtatttaaataattaacttAAAAGTTATTAAACCCCAATAACCCCCGGGTTTGTGAAAATAGCATCTATTAGCTTAATATCAGAGATTTTTAAATACAAACAGTATATTTTATTAAAAGCCCTTAACATTGTTGAAAcataattgtgattttttttttttttcagtgatgtGTCAAATGATTAAGTGCATCACAAAATACCGTACATAACTTTTTTGCTGTCGACAAAACTATTAATTCCTCACCGCCGGTACTTTGGGATAGTTTCCTCTAGAAGGATAATCATCAAATGGAGAATTACTGAGAGGGCTGCAGCTACACTTTCCAGGAGGCCCTGGTGGACCACGTGCACCCTTTGTTCCAACCATGTACAGTCCTAAACATaaccagagaggagaaaatattatataaaaaagacacaaaacatgtTTCAAGTAACTAAAGTGAGGAGCTAAAGTGAAGTGTTGTTGAGATTACAGTCTACACAGCtgatatacatactgtatgccaTGAaatgtactatctttgattcaTCTATCAAGAAGCAAAGGCAATCAACTTAACTTAATTCACTCAGAAACCTCATCAACCTCATCAAGATTACAAATGTCACATTATCTGGTGACATAATATTTGTAAAACTGCAGGGAGGCTCGCCATCTGTAAATCCATTTTAGGCACATGATGTCATGACAACATTCACCTCGGGAGATAAAGTTTCTCTGGTGCTAAATAAGACTGCCGGTGTTACCTCTATACACTGGTCTAAAGTGTGCTTCCTTCTGCTGACACAGGTGTTTGCTGCTTCTCACACCAGTAGCACAGCTTTTCACACACTCTCAGAGAATGTGCAGAGCCACACACAAATCAATCCCTTTAAAGGGGACATAGGTAAATTCATGCCCTGACTGAACAAgatgtcagtttttgtttttaaattattatactCGAGAGTTTTAAATCTGTTGGAAAATGGAAAAAGGTAGAAGTTCTTACCTGTGGCAGGTGAACCAGGAGGACCAGGGTTACCTGGAATCCCCTGTGGGCCTGCAGGTCCCATAGGACCAACGCGGCCCGTGTCTCCTTTCCCTCCCTGAAACACGATCCAAACATTACACAAGGTGGTCATATTTTAAACGTTTATTTACATAATGTTTCAGAGATCAAAAGGTTTACAACTAATACTTAATCCTGAGTGTGCAATAAGACATTTTGGGCTTAGAAAAGTATTTTTTACGAGTGCACATAAATTAGATTTGGAAGAGAAAtcattaaaacagaaataacagtTTCATTTGAGCAACACAAATCTAATGAAACAATGCAATCAAAATGTCACATGTCCACAGACTCCTCACCTGCTTGCCTCTCTTCCCTGGTCGGCCAGTGGGTCCTCTGTTTCCTGAGATCCCAGGTTCTCCTTTTGGACCCATTTCACCCTGCACAACAAATCAGATTGACTCAACGTTCAATTTGGTAAGATTTGGAAAGTTGTAATCCTGTGGAACAAATTCAAAACTCCtcctgtgtttaaatgtgtttctcACTTTCTGTCCAAGCATTCCTGGGAAACCCATCCCACCCTGTGGATAAAGAACAGTCAATTATATTATCAATTTAGATTACATACAGCAGATATACACTCTAGTACTGCTACATTCGCAACAACCCTACTGATAAACTCTGCCCACCTTGTCTCCTTTTACTCCACTTTCACCGCGATCGCCTCGAGAACCCTGATGGATTACAGTGTGTTACATCACATTAGGTCGATATGAAAAAGAGATCTTAAGCAATATATCCTATTGCATTTTCTACTGAATGATAATTACCAAAACTGTTCCATACCTTTTCCCCTTTATACCCAGGTAAACCCTAGAATTAAAGATACAAAACATCCAAGATGAAATAAAGTAGTGTTAGGGTGAGATCATGCCAgatcatatacatatatatatatatatatatatatatatagtatatatatatagatatatatatatatatatgggcatatatatatatatatatagttcatATGTATCTCATACCCTTGGCCCAATTGGTCCTCTAGCTCCAGGCAAACCCATCAGCCCCGGGTCACCTTTCTCACCCTGACAGAAAAACATTCGGAATAAGACAAATGTGGATTGGCTTCATTTATTTAGACACAAACCCAAATATTACCCACACCCCAAAACAGAAATTATGAGTGCAGACTTTGAATTTAAGGTTCTTTTATACTATTTAAATCCAGCATTTATATAGAAAAGTTTGTTACATAACAGAAATATCAACACTCATAGCTAACACTCATCTACCCTACCTTGTATTGGCACTTACTGGTCTCATCTCATGCCATATTTTATATCATCTACATTATGAGGTCTGACTTACTCACTTTGGGCCCACTTGGTCCAGGCCATCCAGCTGGTCCTTCTTTCCCAGGAAGTCCAATAGGACCTGTCCGACCCTGAAGGGAGACATCACTTTTAACACGTGATCTCAGATATAGAAATACCTAATTTAACAATTACGGTCACAGCTGCAGTAATCGGATTATGAAATCAGGgcctcttaaaaaaagaaagaaaataaatctaaGTGCAGGATTTGCTGCATAAACTGACAGCCTGCTTGCTACAGTAGTTATCAGACACTGCTGCACATGTAGGGGGAGAATGACTTTAACGAGCCCTGTCACTTTGCTCTCTTTAATTAAATGATGGGCTGTATATAGAACAGGAGCCCGTGCTTGtgggaaataaaatgatttatgaCCTGGCTGAAGCACTAAGCTAAATTGCACTGCAGTGCTGCAAAGCTGCTCAGTCAGGCCACCAGCCAGGGAGGCTCTCCCACTGGGACGCTTTTGCTGCTCAACCACAGCGACCGATCATTTAAGGAGGTCACTTCTCTTCTGCCAGCCCTGATCAAACACTGTGCTCTGAGCTTTCAATAAAGCTGTGTGGGCTTGATCCTTCTGTTCTAATAGAAAGGGAGGGCCCTCTGACAGTGAGGTATGATGCTGGATGTCTTTGAGTGGTCAATACTGAGGCGATATATGCTCCCTTTCACTGAGGAGGAGACCATCCCTCTGCCATCAAAACAGCCCGTCTCATCCCTTGCATCCTGTCAGTGTGTCTATGTTGTCTCCTGTCAAGGTTGTACATGCTCACAATTCCTTGATATACACAACCAGGCAATGACAGCACTCTGAGTTAGAGCTAGCAAGCGGGCGGAGACACTGTATCTCATATTTGAGTAAATCCACTTAGCGGAGAATATGGAGTGATTAATGGAGACTCTCACCTTTTGCCCAGGTCTTCCGATTTCTCCCTGACAACAGGATGCGGAGGAGGGGACAAGGACAGTAGCTACTTAATACACTTCCAGCAAGCATCTTTCAGTCAATTAAACATGAGCTTACAAAATAATGGGTAGCTTGTAAAATGTATAATGAGCTACATAAATGAAATGAGACTAGAACATGGGTAAGTAAACTGCTTACCCTTTCTCCCTTAGGCCCTCCTATCCCAGGTAATCCAGGTGGACCCTGGTGGTCATAATAAACAGCATATATAAGCCATTGCTCATAAATCTCAGAGATATCTATCTAAATTACTTTTATTGTCCACAACATCCCACCACAAAGTCATGTCTGCTTCTGGGAGACCACAGATGCATTCAATTAGCTAAAAGCTGAGTGGCCACTATTGATTTCAAAGTGCCTTGTGGGtctttttttataaactgaAACGCTGCAGCAGTCCAGTTGGTGCTGTAACAGCCTTTAACAATCATTTGGTACATGTGCTTTTCGCTTATGAAATGCTGGGCTAACAGAGGACGAGGTTTAATACTGACCTAAAATGTCTTTATATCTTTCATCACCAGagtacacaaacatacagacacatgttTGAGTTGGTAATCCCTGGAATTTACGCGACCCAGTACGCCTTTCCAGGCAGACAGCTCTTCGGACGTTTCTGAGAATGATGTGTGGGGCACTGGCAGCCAGTGGAAAAAGGCTATTTGTGTCTGAGCTAAATGTAGAGCGTTAATGGGCCACTGTGTTGCATGGGCCAGAGAAATCCCCATCTCCTGCTTTGCAGGAACTCTCAAGTTGGAGAAGAGATGGGGCTGATACGTTGTTGGAGTACTGATTCTTAACACCTCGAAACAACAGAGACAGTCTGTGATTTAGCCATACTGACAGTGAATCCTACGTAAGTCAAATTGTGGGAGGTGTGTTGGAATGGCGTAATGATGCTAATGCCAGATCTGCAGCACATTATTCATGCTGTGATGACCATGATGTCTGGATCCTACCTGAGGGCCAGAGGGACCAGCAGGCCCACGGGGGCCTGGGACACAGGCAGAACCTTTGTCCTCATTGCCCCACTCTGACTCCCCACCATTATTTGAAATGTCTTCATtctgtaaaatgaaaataagaattCTGTATTTCTTGTACAGCTTTGACAAAGTATGAA
This sequence is a window from Sander vitreus isolate 19-12246 chromosome 6, sanVit1, whole genome shotgun sequence. Protein-coding genes within it:
- the colq gene encoding uncharacterized protein colq, which translates into the protein MTLLTLGLYLPLWFCYGLAQSSFLDSFVSFPAALRSQEQQRRFSPCCLLSPPPPPLFPPPPSLWRRHTHNEDISNNGGESEWGNEDKGSACVPGPRGPAGPSGPQGPPGLPGIGGPKGERGEIGRPGQKGRTGPIGLPGKEGPAGWPGPSGPKGEKGDPGLMGLPGARGPIGPRGLPGYKGEKGSRGDRGESGVKGDKGGMGFPGMLGQKGEMGPKGEPGISGNRGPTGRPGKRGKQGGKGDTGRVGPMGPAGPQGIPGNPGPPGSPATGLYMVGTKGARGPPGPPGKCSCSPLSNSPFDDYPSRGNYPKVPAIFVVSNEEELERLHTDNALAFRKDQRSLYFKDIDGWLPIQTFPFQLTPFQSMENAPDDEGYCGDGIVQISSGEECDDKNRVVTDGCVKCKHAYCGDGYRYEGAEECDGKDFGYQTCNSYLPGSYGHLKCTPYCVIDSTNCKYFT